One part of the Astatotilapia calliptera unplaced genomic scaffold, fAstCal1.2 U_scaffold_35, whole genome shotgun sequence genome encodes these proteins:
- the LOC113018040 gene encoding von Willebrand factor A domain-containing protein 5A-like produces the protein MMNRCGLLTLQKEPVPLKSIEVELEVRDHVATVVSTLNYENKEDKPLEAVFVFPLPGDAAVCHFSAKIGQTQIVAEVKEKQKAREEYDDALSSGQQAFLLEESDQSPDIFSLSVGSLPPGESASIRLEYVTELSVQADDGLRFCLPAVLNPRYQPQGSEGAGVQVTSVPASLVPYSLSFSARVSSPRPISKVESNCSLDPLQYLNTDQTQATVKLAAGHKFDRDVELLIYYKDAHQPTAVVEAGQASAEPGSLMGDSVVMVSLYPEFPQSVMSSMASCGEFVFLMDRSGSMGCPITNSKQQETRISSARDTLLLLLKSLPMGCYFNIYSFGSGYEHIFPKSVEYSQQTMEEALKKVEQMEANLGGTEILQPLKHIYSQPCIPNQPRQLFVFTDGEVGNTKEVIDLVKKNSGSHRCFSFGIGEGASSALINGMAKEGGGHAQFITGTDRMQPKVMQSLRFALQPAVVDISVTWDLPKEVSVTVLSPPITALFQGQRSLIYAQLSGQCSEAAEGCVTVKYSLAGHPSENQLHFSLSPAEDTGLTVHRLGARTLIRSLEMDERENRGQQDGGVKEKVVQLSVQSGVSSSFTAFIAVNKDNSEMIQGPLVRRNIPTPRVFAMACRKMARPMLCMDAAPFPAPSAFMPNSMAKCERTTKESIFRGVVHDMAAAPEQPPRDPLLHLVSLQGASGCWLLDPALATALGKTNEEVEKSKPEKANSEVWATILALIWLHGFKMDAKDEWELLAMKAASWLRAQNAPCVTECVDAGNVLLGCSVKKEALGL, from the exons ATGATGAACCGCTGTGGTCTGCTAACTCTCCAGAAGGAACCAG TTCCTCTGAAGAGCATTgaggtggagctggaggtgAGGGACCATGTGGCTACAGTGGTCTCCACCCTGAACTACGAGAATAAGGAGGACAAACCATTAGAGGCTGTTTTTGTCTTCCCTCTGCCTGGAGATGCTGCTGTCTGTCATTTCAGTGCTAAGATCGGACAGACACAGATTGTAGCTGAGGTGAAGGAGAAACAGAAG GCTCGTGAGGAGTATGATGATGCTCTGAGCTCCGGTCAGCAGGCCTTCCTATTGGAGGAGAGCGATCAGAGTCCAGATATATTCTCTCTGAGTGTGGGCAGTCTGCCTCCAGGAGAGAGCGCCTCCATCAGGTTGGAGTATGTGACTGAGCTGTCTGTGCAGGCTGATGATGGTCTGAGGTTCTGTCTGCCTGCTGTGCTCAACCCTCGATACCAGCCTCAGG GTAGTGAAGGTGCAGGAGTCCAGGTGACTTCTGTTCCAGCCTCTCTGGTGCCCTACAGTCTGTCTTTCTCTGCCCGAGTGTCCTCTCCTCGTCCAATCTCTAAAGTAGAGTCCAACTGTTCCCTGGACCCTCTCCAGTACCTCAACACTGATCAAACCCAGGCCACG GTCAAGCTGGCTGCAGGACACAAGTTTGACAGAGATGTTGAACTGCTGATTTATTACAAAGATGCCCACCAGCCCACCGCTGTGGTGGAGGCAGGACAGGCCTCTGCTGAGCCGG gcTCTCTGATGGGTGATTCAGTGGTGATGGTGAGTCTGTACCCTGAGTTCCCCCAGTCTGTGATGTCTTCAATGGCTTCATGTGGAGAGTTTGTGTTCTTAATGGATCGATCTGGAAGTATGGGCTGTCCTATCACAAACAGCAAGCAGCAGGAAACTCGCATCAGCAGTGCCAGG GATACTCTGCTGCTCCTGTTGAAGAGCTTACCAATGGGCTGCTATTtcaacatttacagttttgggTCTGGATATGAACACATCTTCCC TAAGAGTGTGGAGTACAGCCAGCAGACCATGGAGGAGGCTCTGAAGAAAGTTGAGCAGATGGAGGCTAATCTTGGAGGAACTGAGATCCTGCAGCCCCTCAAACATATTTACAGCCAGCCCTGCATTCCCAATCAGCCAagacag TTGTTTGTCTTTACTGATGGAGAGGTGGGGAACACCAAAGAAGTGATAGATCTGGTGAAGAAGAACTCAGGTTCTCACAG GTGTTTCTCTTTTGGGATTGGGGAAGGGGCCAGCTCTGCTCTCATCAATGGGATGGCCAAAGAAGGAGGAGGTCACGCTCAGTTCATCACAGGGACTGACAGGATGCAACCAAAA gtgATGCAGTCGCTGCGATTTGCTCTGCAGCCGGCTGTGGTCGACATCTCAGTCACATGGGATTTACCAAAGGAAGTGTCTGTCACTGTCCTCTCTCCACCAATCACAGCACTTTtccagggtcagaggtcactgattTATGCCCAGCTCAGTGGACAG TGCTCAGAGGCAGCAGAGGGCTGTGTGACGGTGAAGTACAGCCTGGCAGGTCATCCCTCTGAGAACCAGCTGCACTTCAGTCTCAGCCCTGCAGAGGACACTGG GCTAACAGTCCACAGGTTGGGTGCTCGGACTCTGATTCGCTCCCTGGAGATGGATgagagagagaacagaggaCAGCAAGATGGAGGAGTGAAGGAGAAGGTGGTGCAACTCAGTGTCCAATCAGGAGTGAGCAGTTCTTTCACTGCCTTCATTGCTGTCAACAAAGACAACAGCGAAATGATTCAAGGACCTCTTGTGCGCAGAAATATTCCAACACCCC GTGTCTTCGCCATGGCATGTA GGAAGATGGCCAGGCCAATGT tGTGCATGGATGCTGCTCCATTTCCTGCTCCATCCGCTTTTA TGCCCAACTCCATGGCAAAGTGTGAGAGAACTACCAAGG AGTCTATCTTTCGAGGAGTTGTACATGACATGG CTGCTGCCCCCGAGCAGCCACCCAGAGACCCTTTGCTGCACTTAGTCTCCCTGCAGGGGGCGTCTGGCTGCTGGCTGCTTGATCCAGCTCTGGCTACTGCACTGGGAAAGACCAACGAGGAGGTGGAAAAGTCAAAGCCTGAAAAG GCCAACAGTGAAGTGTGGGCCACCATTTTGGCTCTGATCTGGCTTCATGGTTTCAAGATGGATGCAAAGGACGAGTGGGAGCTTCTGGCTATGAAGGCTGCCTCATGGCTCCGTGCTCAGAATG cACCGTGTGTGACAGAGTGTGTGGATGCTGGAAATGTCCTGTTGGGCTGCAGTGTGAAGAAAGAAGCTCTGGGCCTATGA
- the LOC113018044 gene encoding lithostathine-1-beta-like: MEFNWTQEHPGSICNDTDLQFHSVNKTWIDALEHCRQENSSLVEIYNDAVGVKVKNLLQNKTESHTGVWVGLERSIFGNNPEWKWISGSKVLYSQWNNSFPVNSLNNHCGKIITVNEAEQIKWLDANCHEKLPFICQRLKNNICSTKAPTLNPVLCIDIDKDSC; this comes from the exons ATGGAATTTAACTGGACTCAAGAACACCCAGGCAGTATCTGTAATGACACGG atCTGCAGTTCCACTCAGTAAACAAAACTTGGATTGATGCATTGGAGCACTGTCGGCAAGAGAATTCCTCCTTGGTTGAAATCTACAATGATGCAGTCggtgttaaagttaaaaatctgctgcaaaataaaacagagtcaCACACAGGGGTGTGGGTTGGCCTGGAACGATCCATTTTTGGCAATAATCCTGAATGGAAATGGATTTCAGGGTCAAAGGTTTTATATTCTCAGTGGaacaacagttttcctgtaaactCCTTAAACAACCACTGTGGAAAGATCATCACAGTTAATGAGGCAGAACAAATCAAGTGGCTGGATGCAAACTGCCATGAAAAATTGCCATTCATCTGTCAAC GTCTGAAAAACAACATTTGCTCTACTAAAGCACCTACTCTGAATCCAG TGCTTTGCATTGACATCGACAAGGATAGTTGCTAA